Proteins from a genomic interval of Salinarchaeum sp. Harcht-Bsk1:
- a CDS encoding TRC40/GET3/ArsA family transport-energizing ATPase yields MARFRFFGGKGGVGKTTVSSAYGLKCANAGLETLVVSTDPAHSTSDVFDQQFTDEPEPVEAYDDLHAMEIDPEEEVQNHLQGLRRQLGEQLSPAMVNEVSLQLEMAHQTPGAYEAALFDRFIEVMQQSDPYDRVVFDTSPTGGTLRLLALPEYLEQWIDRLLHKREKSIDYYEKAAVGKQQARRMKEGDPILQRLHERKERFAYAGETLREQATFTFVLNPDELSMRETTRAIGGLEDTELTVDGLVVNKLTPEPDPDEQGRGGTFLRDRVETERERLADIRSDFTVPVVAEIETRVREVKGSLLADVAEEIDIDPTAEIAAGD; encoded by the coding sequence ATGGCTCGCTTTCGCTTCTTCGGCGGCAAGGGCGGCGTCGGCAAGACGACCGTCTCCTCCGCCTACGGACTGAAGTGTGCGAACGCGGGCCTCGAGACGCTGGTCGTCTCGACGGACCCGGCCCACAGCACTTCCGACGTGTTCGACCAGCAGTTCACCGACGAACCGGAGCCGGTCGAGGCCTACGACGACCTCCACGCGATGGAGATCGATCCCGAAGAGGAGGTCCAGAACCACCTCCAGGGCCTCCGCCGACAGCTCGGCGAGCAGCTCAGCCCGGCGATGGTCAACGAGGTCTCCTTACAACTGGAGATGGCCCACCAGACGCCGGGCGCCTACGAGGCCGCGCTGTTCGACCGGTTCATCGAGGTGATGCAGCAGTCCGATCCCTACGACCGGGTCGTCTTCGACACGTCGCCGACTGGCGGCACGCTCCGGCTCCTCGCGCTGCCGGAGTACCTCGAACAGTGGATCGACCGCCTGCTTCACAAGCGCGAGAAGTCCATCGACTACTACGAGAAAGCCGCCGTCGGGAAGCAGCAGGCTCGCCGGATGAAGGAGGGCGATCCGATCCTCCAGCGCCTCCACGAACGCAAGGAGCGGTTCGCGTACGCTGGTGAGACGCTGCGCGAGCAGGCGACGTTCACGTTCGTCCTGAACCCCGACGAGCTGTCGATGCGGGAGACCACTCGTGCGATCGGTGGGCTTGAGGACACCGAACTCACCGTCGACGGCCTGGTCGTCAACAAGCTCACCCCCGAACCCGATCCCGACGAGCAGGGCCGCGGCGGCACCTTCCTCCGGGATCGGGTCGAGACCGAGCGCGAACGCCTCGCGGACATCCGGAGCGACTTCACCGTCCCGGTGGTCGCAGAGATAGAGACCCGCGTGCGGGAGGTCAAGGGCTCGCTGCTCGCCGACGTCGCCGAGGAGATCGATATCGATCCGACGGCGGAGATCGCCGCCGGGGATTGA
- the prs gene encoding ribose-phosphate diphosphokinase — translation MIVSGSTSQSLAATLATELDEPLAVVEQTAFPDGESKFAIDAPGERTLADVDRAVIVASTTTADAHLEVLQLQDAAREAGIDEVVTVLPYMGYGRQDRAFETGEPVTARAIARALSPGTDRVLTVTPHEPAVCDFFDPPATQIDAEALLAEPLRSDPDPALDEPLFLSPDAGAIDVAETVRDAFGSGEVDHFEKTRTSGTEVTIEPGNAEIAGRDVVVVDDIVATGSTMSQSIEVLQDRDVGRVFVGCVHPLLARDARSKLARAGVEAIHATDTIERLVSTVSAAPAIAEEL, via the coding sequence ATGATCGTCAGCGGGTCCACGTCGCAGTCGCTGGCCGCGACCCTGGCCACGGAACTGGACGAACCCCTCGCCGTCGTCGAGCAGACAGCCTTCCCGGACGGCGAGTCGAAGTTCGCCATCGACGCGCCCGGGGAGCGAACGCTCGCGGACGTCGACCGGGCGGTGATCGTCGCCTCGACGACGACCGCGGACGCCCACCTCGAGGTGCTCCAGCTCCAGGACGCGGCGCGGGAGGCCGGCATCGACGAGGTCGTCACGGTCCTGCCGTACATGGGCTACGGGCGCCAGGATCGGGCCTTCGAGACAGGCGAACCCGTCACCGCGCGAGCGATCGCCCGGGCGCTCTCGCCAGGCACGGACCGGGTCCTTACCGTAACGCCCCACGAGCCCGCAGTCTGCGACTTTTTCGACCCGCCGGCGACCCAGATCGACGCGGAAGCGCTGCTCGCGGAGCCGCTCCGGAGCGACCCCGACCCCGCGCTCGATGAGCCGCTCTTCCTCTCGCCGGACGCGGGGGCCATCGACGTCGCCGAGACCGTCAGGGACGCCTTCGGCAGCGGCGAGGTGGACCACTTCGAGAAGACCCGGACCTCGGGCACGGAGGTCACGATCGAGCCGGGCAACGCCGAGATCGCGGGCCGGGACGTCGTGGTCGTCGACGACATCGTCGCGACGGGGTCGACGATGAGCCAGTCGATCGAGGTGCTCCAGGACCGGGACGTGGGCCGCGTGTTCGTCGGCTGCGTCCACCCGCTGCTCGCGCGGGACGCCCGCTCGAAACTCGCCCGCGCCGGCGTCGAAGCGATCCACGCGACCGACACGATCGAACGACTCGTCAGCACGGTCTCGGCCGCGCCGGCGATCGCCGAGGAACTGTAA
- a CDS encoding PGF-CTERM protein-sorting signal has translation MAGRSGPGRAIARPAAAGTESVGDAVPRVVERVVYRDGDVDGAVDVAIVYEIPDAVSKLAFWIERPTVSVVATDGFDRSDVGGYTWQGSVDGPAFEWDGSGDRATVICRQPLTADDPSTYGAGTDDWALCLRPRTHTRWRYRGTEPRIDRRAAVRGVGIAGEQFVCLGEHAIAKRRVDAETVRLVVPAAATPSTAPDRILDSLAAASEHLDVGGRSDLVTVFVAPTDGACWAHRGLSLGPDARVNDDAALAAPTNIWVHEYVHTRQDRTATTAATEWLLEATAEYYALTQAFERGAIDFPTYRQVLERGVGEDSPEVVLADPSTWADDAQYRTGALVVAALDRRIRAASGGETTFQAVLRTWNAAAPAPFDATAFADAVERAGGPAARAAAIAYTETPTTPRPWSASTHAATFDVSPADCEAAGSPLDADQSGWTTADRVGDVAIDRAAPRHR, from the coding sequence ATGGCAGGGCGATCCGGCCCCGGTCGAGCGATCGCCCGACCGGCGGCCGCGGGGACCGAGTCCGTGGGCGACGCGGTGCCCCGGGTCGTCGAGCGGGTCGTCTACCGCGACGGCGACGTCGACGGTGCAGTGGACGTCGCGATCGTCTACGAGATCCCAGACGCAGTCTCGAAACTCGCGTTCTGGATCGAGCGGCCGACGGTCTCCGTGGTCGCGACCGACGGGTTCGACCGCTCCGACGTCGGCGGCTACACCTGGCAGGGGAGCGTCGACGGCCCCGCCTTCGAGTGGGACGGCTCGGGCGACCGCGCGACGGTGATCTGCCGCCAGCCGCTCACCGCCGACGATCCGTCGACCTACGGCGCCGGCACCGACGACTGGGCGCTCTGCTTGCGGCCGCGGACGCACACGCGCTGGCGCTACCGTGGCACCGAGCCACGGATCGACCGCCGCGCGGCCGTTCGGGGCGTCGGCATCGCCGGCGAGCAGTTCGTCTGTCTGGGCGAGCACGCGATCGCGAAACGGCGGGTTGACGCCGAGACCGTGCGGCTCGTCGTTCCCGCTGCTGCGACGCCCTCGACCGCTCCCGACCGGATCCTCGACTCGCTCGCCGCGGCGAGCGAGCACCTCGATGTCGGCGGCCGGAGCGACCTCGTCACGGTGTTCGTCGCGCCGACCGACGGCGCGTGCTGGGCCCACCGCGGGCTCTCCCTCGGTCCGGACGCCCGCGTCAACGACGACGCCGCGCTCGCCGCGCCGACGAACATCTGGGTCCACGAGTACGTCCACACCCGGCAGGATCGAACGGCGACCACGGCCGCGACCGAGTGGCTCCTCGAGGCCACCGCCGAGTACTACGCCCTCACGCAGGCCTTCGAGCGCGGCGCGATCGACTTCCCGACCTACCGACAGGTCCTGGAGCGCGGGGTCGGGGAGGACTCGCCCGAGGTCGTCCTCGCCGATCCGTCGACCTGGGCCGACGACGCGCAGTACCGGACCGGCGCGCTCGTCGTGGCGGCGCTCGACCGGCGGATCCGCGCGGCCTCCGGCGGTGAGACGACGTTCCAGGCCGTCCTCCGGACGTGGAACGCGGCCGCTCCCGCGCCCTTCGACGCGACTGCCTTCGCCGACGCCGTCGAGCGCGCGGGCGGTCCGGCGGCTCGCGCGGCGGCGATCGCCTACACCGAGACGCCGACGACGCCGCGTCCCTGGAGTGCGAGCACCCACGCCGCGACGTTCGACGTCTCGCCGGCTGACTGCGAGGCCGCCGGGAGCCCACTCGACGCCGACCAGTCGGGCTGGACGACCGCCGACCGGGTCGGCGACGTCGCGATCGATCGCGCCGCGCCTCGGCATCGCTGA
- the ileS gene encoding isoleucine--tRNA ligase, which produces MSDAEDLSDQYDPHAVEDRVADRWDERNAYERTVEHRADGEDFFFVDGPPYTSGAAHMGTTWNKTLKDAYIRYLRMSGYDVTDRPGYDMHGLPIETKVEEKLDFENKKDIENFGEEAFIEECKAFAEEQLDGLQEDFQSFGVWMDWDDPYKTVDPEYMEAAWWGFSRANERGLVEQGQRSISQCPRCETAIANNEVEYEQVEDPSIYVKFDLSDREGSLVIWTTTPWTIPANTFVAVDPEVEYAAVDATKDGEEERLYVAEDCVEEVLKEGRYDDYEVAKTLSGEDMLGWEYEHPLDDEVPDHPSGEDALQVYAADYVEVDRTGLVHSAPGHGEEDFERGRELGLDIFCPVGGDGVYGSAAGEYAGEFVKDADADIVADLQDDGALLAHGTTTHSYGHCWRCDTGILQIVTDQWFITITDIKDELLDNIEDSEWHPQWARDNRFRDFVEEAPDWNVSRQRYWGIPIPIWLPSEARSASDESSGQSPRDGGDDWNGSMDDAIVIGDREELAERVDQDVDPETVDLHKGTVDDLTITENGTTYERVPDVFDVWLDSSVATWGTIGYPSNTEAFEELWPADLIMEAHDQTRGWFWSQLGMGTAALGEIPYEEVLMHGYANMPDGRGMSKSKGITVEPGEVIEKHGADPMRMFLLSVNPQGEDMRFSWEGTETMQRDLNILWNVFRFPLPYMELDGYDPASYDLDALADLDEQGALTTIDRWLLARLQSTAADAQAAWDDFRQDEAVEAVREFVVEDLSRFYVQVVRERMWDEADSPEKQAAYETLTYALHQVVAMLAPFAPYLTDEIYDQLTGDEGHPTVHMLDYPEPAERWVDEQLEADLDVLREVEEAGSNARQQAERKLRWPVSRVVVAPDDAAVYDAIDRHRNLLADRLNAREIELLDAETEWGELQYSADADMGELGPAFGDRAHEVMTALNEARVEEPTVDAFADALVAGDVLESADELTEAMIDPVTESPDDVSGTPIVDEGEELGVVYVDTTLDDDIESEGYAREVIRRVQEMRKEMELDVEEPIRLEYAIADDRVADLVADHDDLIAEEVRADSTGVVEDGHRKEWEVEGVTVEIAIAPLAAGAAE; this is translated from the coding sequence ATGAGCGACGCCGAGGACCTCTCCGACCAGTACGATCCCCACGCGGTCGAGGATCGCGTGGCGGATCGCTGGGACGAACGAAACGCCTACGAACGAACGGTCGAGCACCGCGCCGACGGCGAGGACTTCTTCTTCGTCGACGGTCCGCCGTACACCTCCGGGGCGGCCCACATGGGCACGACCTGGAACAAGACGCTGAAGGACGCCTACATCCGCTACTTGCGGATGTCCGGCTACGACGTGACGGACCGGCCGGGCTACGACATGCACGGGCTGCCGATCGAGACGAAGGTCGAGGAGAAGCTGGACTTCGAGAACAAGAAGGACATCGAGAACTTCGGCGAGGAGGCGTTCATCGAGGAGTGCAAGGCCTTCGCCGAGGAGCAACTCGACGGCCTCCAGGAGGACTTCCAGTCCTTCGGCGTCTGGATGGACTGGGACGACCCGTACAAGACGGTCGATCCGGAGTACATGGAGGCCGCCTGGTGGGGCTTTTCACGCGCCAACGAGCGCGGCCTCGTCGAGCAGGGCCAGCGCTCCATCTCGCAGTGTCCCCGGTGTGAGACCGCGATCGCCAACAACGAGGTCGAGTACGAGCAGGTCGAGGACCCCTCGATCTACGTGAAGTTCGACCTCAGCGACCGCGAGGGCAGCCTCGTCATCTGGACGACGACGCCGTGGACGATCCCGGCGAACACCTTCGTCGCCGTCGATCCGGAGGTGGAGTACGCCGCCGTCGACGCGACGAAGGACGGTGAGGAGGAGCGCCTCTACGTCGCCGAAGACTGCGTCGAGGAGGTCCTCAAGGAGGGTCGCTACGACGACTACGAGGTCGCGAAGACCCTGTCTGGCGAGGACATGCTCGGCTGGGAGTACGAGCATCCCCTCGACGACGAGGTGCCCGACCACCCCAGCGGCGAGGACGCGCTGCAGGTCTACGCCGCGGACTACGTCGAGGTCGACCGGACCGGCCTCGTCCACTCCGCGCCGGGCCACGGTGAGGAGGACTTCGAGCGCGGCCGCGAACTCGGCCTCGACATCTTCTGTCCCGTCGGCGGCGACGGCGTCTACGGATCGGCCGCGGGGGAGTATGCCGGCGAGTTCGTCAAGGACGCTGACGCGGACATCGTCGCGGACCTCCAGGACGACGGCGCCCTGCTCGCGCACGGTACGACCACCCACAGCTACGGCCACTGCTGGCGGTGTGACACCGGCATCCTCCAGATCGTCACCGACCAGTGGTTCATCACGATCACGGACATCAAGGACGAACTCCTCGACAACATCGAGGACAGCGAGTGGCATCCCCAGTGGGCCCGGGATAACCGCTTCCGGGACTTCGTGGAGGAGGCGCCGGACTGGAACGTCTCCCGGCAGCGCTACTGGGGCATCCCGATCCCGATCTGGCTGCCGAGCGAGGCGCGAAGCGCCTCGGACGAGTCGAGCGGGCAGAGCCCGCGAGACGGCGGCGACGACTGGAACGGGTCGATGGACGACGCGATCGTGATCGGCGACCGCGAGGAACTCGCCGAGCGCGTCGACCAGGACGTCGACCCCGAGACCGTCGACCTCCACAAGGGCACCGTCGACGACCTCACCATCACCGAAAATGGCACGACCTACGAGCGCGTCCCCGACGTGTTCGACGTCTGGCTCGACTCCTCGGTCGCGACCTGGGGCACCATCGGCTACCCCTCCAACACGGAGGCGTTCGAGGAACTCTGGCCCGCCGACCTCATCATGGAGGCCCACGACCAGACGCGGGGCTGGTTCTGGTCACAGCTGGGGATGGGCACCGCCGCCCTCGGCGAGATCCCCTACGAGGAGGTGCTGATGCACGGCTACGCGAACATGCCCGACGGCCGCGGCATGAGCAAGTCCAAGGGGATCACCGTCGAGCCCGGCGAGGTCATCGAGAAGCACGGCGCCGACCCGATGCGGATGTTCCTGCTCTCGGTCAATCCGCAGGGCGAGGACATGCGCTTCTCCTGGGAGGGGACCGAGACGATGCAGCGGGACCTCAACATCCTCTGGAACGTGTTCCGGTTCCCGCTGCCGTACATGGAACTCGACGGCTACGACCCCGCGAGCTACGACCTCGACGCGCTCGCCGACCTCGATGAGCAGGGCGCGCTCACCACGATCGATCGCTGGCTGCTCGCCCGCCTCCAGTCGACCGCCGCGGACGCCCAGGCCGCCTGGGACGACTTCCGGCAGGACGAGGCCGTCGAGGCCGTCCGCGAGTTCGTCGTCGAGGACCTCTCGCGGTTCTACGTCCAGGTCGTCCGCGAGCGGATGTGGGACGAGGCCGACAGCCCGGAGAAGCAGGCGGCCTACGAGACGCTGACCTACGCGCTCCACCAGGTCGTCGCGATGCTCGCCCCGTTCGCACCTTACCTCACCGACGAGATCTACGACCAGCTCACCGGCGACGAGGGCCACCCGACGGTCCACATGCTCGACTACCCCGAACCCGCGGAGCGCTGGGTCGACGAGCAGCTCGAAGCGGACCTCGACGTCCTCCGCGAGGTCGAGGAGGCTGGCTCGAACGCCCGACAGCAGGCCGAGCGCAAGCTTCGCTGGCCGGTCAGCCGCGTGGTCGTCGCGCCGGACGACGCCGCGGTGTACGACGCCATCGACCGCCACCGAAACCTGCTCGCCGACCGCCTCAACGCTCGCGAGATCGAACTGCTCGACGCCGAAACCGAGTGGGGCGAACTCCAGTACAGCGCCGACGCCGACATGGGCGAACTCGGTCCCGCCTTCGGCGACCGCGCCCACGAGGTCATGACGGCGCTCAACGAGGCCCGCGTCGAGGAGCCGACCGTCGACGCCTTCGCCGACGCGCTCGTCGCCGGCGACGTCCTCGAGTCCGCCGACGAACTCACCGAGGCGATGATCGACCCCGTCACCGAGTCCCCCGACGACGTCTCCGGCACGCCGATCGTCGACGAGGGCGAGGAGCTCGGCGTCGTCTACGTCGACACCACGCTCGACGACGACATCGAGAGCGAGGGCTACGCTCGCGAGGTCATCCGCCGGGTGCAGGAGATGCGGAAAGAGATGGAACTCGACGTCGAGGAGCCGATCCGGCTCGAGTACGCGATCGCGGACGACCGCGTGGCGGACCTGGTCGCCGACCACGACGACCTGATCGCCGAGGAAGTTCGCGCGGACTCGACCGGTGTCGTCGAGGACGGCCACCGGAAGGAGTGGGAGGTCGAGGGTGTGACGGTCGAAATCGCGATCGCGCCGCTGGCGGCTGGGGCGGCGGAGTAG
- the thiC gene encoding phosphomethylpyrimidine synthase ThiC: MPRTQLQRARDGESTPAMERVAERENRDPEFVREQVAEGQAVIPSNHGHDSLDPMIIGREFSTKVNANIGNSETTSDLQGELRKLHTAVHYGADTVMDLSTGSNLDEIRETNVEYSPVPVGTVPIYEAVKEAGSPEEMTHELLLDVIEKHAEQGVDYMTIHAGVLMEHLPLTDGRTTGIVSRGGSILAQWIEENGMQNPLYAKFEEICEIFAEHDVTFSLGDGLRPGSLADASDEAQFAELETLGELTRTAWDHGVQVMVEGPGHVPMHEIADNVERQQEVCDGAPFYVLGPLVTDVAPGYDHVTSAIGATEAGRAGAAMLCYVTPKEHLGLPDEEDVREGLAAYRIAAHAADVANGLPGARDWDDALSEARYEFDWRRQFDLALDPKRAQDYHDQTLPGDNYKEARFCSMCGVEFCSMRIDQDARDVADGEMDAIENRTDLDASAAAEVNLPPAGTHDTSSVPDLPEFVDSEGVHPEEPADD; this comes from the coding sequence ATGCCCCGAACCCAGCTGCAGCGTGCCCGCGACGGCGAGAGTACACCGGCGATGGAGCGCGTCGCCGAGCGCGAGAACCGCGATCCCGAGTTCGTCCGCGAGCAGGTCGCCGAGGGCCAGGCCGTCATCCCGAGCAACCACGGCCACGACTCGCTCGACCCGATGATCATCGGCCGCGAATTTTCGACGAAGGTCAACGCCAACATCGGGAACTCGGAGACGACGAGCGACCTCCAGGGCGAACTCCGCAAGCTCCACACCGCCGTCCACTACGGTGCGGACACGGTGATGGACCTCTCGACCGGCTCCAACCTCGACGAGATCCGCGAGACGAACGTCGAGTACTCACCGGTGCCCGTCGGGACCGTTCCGATCTACGAGGCGGTAAAGGAGGCCGGCAGTCCCGAGGAGATGACCCACGAACTCCTCCTCGACGTGATCGAGAAGCACGCCGAGCAGGGCGTCGACTACATGACGATCCACGCGGGCGTGCTGATGGAGCACCTCCCGCTCACCGACGGCCGCACGACCGGGATCGTCTCGCGCGGCGGCTCGATCCTCGCGCAGTGGATCGAGGAGAACGGGATGCAGAATCCGCTCTACGCGAAGTTCGAGGAGATTTGCGAGATTTTCGCCGAGCACGACGTGACGTTCTCGCTCGGAGACGGGCTGCGGCCAGGCAGTTTGGCCGACGCCAGCGACGAGGCGCAGTTCGCGGAGCTGGAGACGCTCGGCGAGCTCACGCGGACGGCGTGGGACCACGGCGTGCAAGTGATGGTCGAGGGCCCCGGCCACGTCCCGATGCACGAGATCGCCGACAACGTCGAGCGCCAGCAGGAGGTCTGCGACGGCGCGCCGTTCTACGTCCTCGGCCCGCTGGTCACCGACGTCGCGCCGGGATACGACCACGTCACGAGTGCTATCGGCGCGACGGAAGCGGGGCGGGCCGGCGCGGCAATGCTCTGCTACGTCACGCCGAAGGAGCACCTCGGATTGCCCGACGAGGAGGACGTCCGCGAGGGGCTCGCGGCGTATCGGATCGCCGCGCACGCGGCGGACGTCGCGAACGGGCTTCCTGGTGCCAGAGACTGGGACGACGCCCTCTCGGAGGCCCGCTACGAGTTCGACTGGCGCCGGCAGTTCGACCTCGCCCTCGACCCGAAGCGCGCGCAGGACTACCACGACCAGACATTGCCCGGTGACAACTACAAGGAAGCGCGCTTCTGCTCGATGTGCGGCGTCGAGTTCTGCTCGATGCGGATCGATCAGGACGCGCGGGACGTCGCGGACGGGGAGATGGACGCGATCGAGAATCGGACCGATCTGGACGCCTCTGCCGCTGCGGAGGTGAATCTGCCGCCTGCGGGGACCCACGACACGAGTTCCGTTCCCGATCTGCCCGAGTTCGTGGATTCTGAGGGCGTGCACCCCGAGGAGCCCGCTGACGACTGA
- a CDS encoding TrmB family transcriptional regulator sugar-binding domain-containing protein, protein MFPGESTELSCVSDPGDALDRVRSLLDGAEHSAVVSIHEAYLDAIRPELEAARDRDALVVLLVYDCHTVVDPVTDFEPIASIARQTERIVPMYCVVDDLHGLYGDPELLVADDPALRASIVHNRDIAYALYGHLVGNYWRAGVETHSPEPPALPVSSDDVRGLVIDAAVHLRQATPIVATVEPVPSEDRDEIEGPVIDATQALLSPADSAVSLQSTLVLRTDTGRTTVGGPGAYLEDVKAVSGTLRAM, encoded by the coding sequence ATGTTCCCCGGGGAGTCCACCGAACTGTCGTGCGTGTCCGATCCCGGGGACGCCCTGGATCGCGTGCGTTCGCTCCTCGACGGGGCGGAGCACTCGGCAGTCGTGTCGATCCACGAAGCGTACCTCGACGCGATCCGTCCGGAACTCGAGGCCGCCCGGGACCGGGACGCGCTGGTGGTACTCCTGGTGTACGACTGCCACACGGTGGTCGACCCCGTCACCGACTTCGAACCGATCGCCTCGATCGCGAGACAGACCGAACGCATCGTTCCGATGTACTGCGTCGTCGACGACCTCCACGGGCTGTACGGGGATCCAGAACTCCTGGTCGCGGACGATCCGGCCCTCCGCGCGTCGATCGTCCACAACCGCGACATCGCGTACGCACTCTACGGCCACCTGGTGGGCAACTACTGGCGGGCTGGCGTCGAGACGCACAGCCCCGAGCCGCCGGCGCTGCCGGTCTCCTCGGACGACGTTCGCGGGCTGGTGATCGACGCGGCCGTTCACCTCCGGCAGGCGACGCCGATCGTCGCGACCGTCGAACCTGTCCCGTCGGAGGACCGGGACGAGATCGAAGGGCCGGTCATCGACGCCACGCAGGCCCTGCTCTCACCGGCCGATAGCGCGGTGTCGCTCCAGAGCACCCTGGTGTTGCGGACCGACACCGGACGGACCACCGTCGGCGGTCCAGGTGCCTATCTCGAAGACGTCAAGGCGGTTTCGGGGACGCTCCGGGCGATGTGA
- a CDS encoding VOC family protein: MDSDALPAATGIGRVALRVADLADTTAFYVDVLGFERLDPAAVPDVVPAPEGDRAVLGAGGDALLVLEEAPDAPSRSPDEAGLYHVAIRVPNRPSLGAAIVRCRERDLLDGAADHGVSEAVYLRDPEGNGLELYADRPKAEWPLAPDGRVEMVTDPLDLDALVALAGDDPADAPLPAGTTIGHVHLEVTDLDATNDFYADALGTNLRQRMGEQALFLAAGDYHHHVGANTWRRRSAPASPDSPGLGWFEVVVPDDAALDAAADRLEASGVAVDRFGDGEATASGLVVASDPDGVVVRLRVDGAIAAPTGE; the protein is encoded by the coding sequence ATGGACTCCGACGCCCTCCCCGCTGCGACCGGCATCGGTCGCGTCGCCCTTCGCGTCGCTGATCTCGCGGATACGACGGCCTTCTACGTGGACGTCCTCGGATTCGAGCGACTCGATCCGGCGGCCGTCCCGGACGTCGTGCCCGCTCCCGAGGGCGACCGAGCGGTTCTCGGCGCCGGCGGCGACGCGCTGCTCGTCCTCGAGGAAGCCCCCGACGCACCCTCGCGATCCCCCGACGAAGCGGGGCTCTACCACGTCGCGATCCGCGTTCCGAACCGACCGTCACTCGGCGCTGCGATCGTCCGCTGTCGCGAGCGAGACCTGCTCGACGGCGCCGCGGACCACGGCGTCAGCGAGGCGGTCTACCTGCGCGATCCCGAGGGAAACGGCCTCGAACTCTACGCAGATCGCCCGAAGGCGGAGTGGCCGCTCGCACCCGACGGCCGGGTCGAGATGGTGACCGACCCGCTGGACCTCGACGCGCTGGTCGCGCTCGCCGGCGACGACCCCGCCGACGCGCCGCTGCCTGCCGGCACGACGATCGGCCACGTCCACCTGGAGGTGACCGACCTCGACGCGACGAACGACTTCTACGCCGACGCGCTCGGCACGAATCTCCGGCAGCGCATGGGCGAGCAGGCGCTGTTCCTCGCGGCGGGCGACTACCACCACCACGTCGGCGCGAACACCTGGCGCCGCCGCTCGGCGCCCGCGAGTCCGGATTCGCCCGGACTCGGGTGGTTCGAGGTGGTCGTGCCCGACGACGCGGCGCTCGACGCCGCGGCCGATCGGCTCGAAGCGTCAGGAGTCGCCGTCGATCGATTCGGTGACGGGGAGGCGACGGCGTCCGGCCTCGTCGTCGCGTCCGATCCCGACGGCGTCGTCGTTCGCCTCCGCGTCGACGGTGCGATCGCAGCACCGACCGGGGAGTAA
- a CDS encoding mandelate racemase/muconate lactonizing enzyme family protein: MTGAERASDVEITDVQTTQVDADWSWTFVRLYTDAGLVGDGECYWGPGIGDVVEHLADRLVGEDPRDVDMLVDRCFESSQHLGSEAGVTASAISGLDLALYDLAGKVIEEPAHRLLGGQYREEARVYADCHAGIHQTAAQRGEGKDAEADLYAPEAYARSAEAAVADGFDALKFDLDADHRFERDQRNRQLDSRAVEYRRQVVEAVDEAVPEDVNVAYDCHWRYDRDSAIRLANAIEPYDVWWLEDVVPPENLDVQRELTRATDTTICAGENRYRTFGVRQLIEEQAVDVLQPDVPKFGGMRESVDAARLADDYYLPVAMHNVSSPLGTVAGAHVAAAIPTFLAIEFHGRDDEHWADFVEEDGIIEDGAIPVPEAPGLGVTLDLDAVEAHMAAGETLLDPA, translated from the coding sequence ATGACCGGCGCCGAACGCGCTAGCGACGTCGAGATCACGGACGTGCAGACGACGCAGGTCGACGCCGACTGGTCCTGGACCTTCGTCCGGCTCTACACCGACGCCGGCCTCGTCGGCGATGGCGAGTGCTACTGGGGGCCGGGTATCGGCGACGTCGTCGAGCACCTCGCGGACCGCCTGGTCGGCGAGGATCCCCGCGACGTCGATATGCTGGTCGATCGGTGCTTCGAGTCCAGCCAGCACCTCGGCTCGGAGGCCGGGGTCACGGCCTCGGCGATCTCCGGGCTCGACCTCGCGCTGTACGACCTCGCTGGGAAGGTGATCGAGGAACCGGCTCACCGGCTGCTCGGCGGCCAGTACCGCGAGGAAGCCAGAGTCTACGCCGACTGCCACGCCGGCATTCACCAGACCGCCGCCCAGCGCGGGGAGGGCAAGGACGCCGAGGCGGACCTGTACGCCCCGGAGGCCTACGCGCGGTCCGCCGAGGCAGCCGTCGCCGACGGGTTCGACGCGCTCAAGTTCGACCTCGACGCGGACCACCGCTTCGAGCGCGACCAGCGAAACCGCCAGCTCGATTCCCGCGCCGTCGAGTACCGCCGCCAGGTCGTCGAAGCGGTCGACGAGGCGGTCCCCGAGGACGTCAACGTCGCCTACGACTGCCACTGGCGCTACGACCGCGACTCCGCGATCCGGCTCGCGAACGCCATCGAACCCTACGACGTCTGGTGGCTGGAGGACGTGGTGCCGCCCGAAAACCTCGACGTCCAGCGCGAACTCACCCGGGCGACGGACACGACGATCTGCGCCGGCGAGAACCGCTACCGGACCTTCGGCGTCCGCCAGTTGATCGAGGAGCAGGCCGTCGACGTGCTCCAGCCCGACGTCCCGAAGTTCGGCGGCATGCGCGAGTCCGTCGACGCCGCGCGGCTGGCCGACGACTACTACCTCCCCGTCGCGATGCACAACGTCTCCTCGCCGCTGGGGACCGTCGCGGGCGCTCACGTCGCGGCGGCCATCCCGACGTTCCTCGCGATCGAGTTCCACGGCCGCGACGACGAGCACTGGGCGGACTTCGTCGAGGAGGACGGCATCATCGAGGACGGCGCGATCCCGGTACCCGAGGCGCCCGGGCTCGGCGTCACGCTGGATCTGGACGCCGTGGAGGCGCACATGGCCGCAGGCGAGACGCTGCTGGATCCTGCCTGA